CGATCAGCTCGATCGCGATGTTGCGCGCGCTTTCGGTCGCGGCGATTCGCAGCCGGGCGCGCACTTCCGCATCGGCGACGCGGCCGGTCTGCAACGTCGCGGCGATCGCGATCAATGCCAGCAACAGCAGTGCGATAGACAGCGTTATGAACAGCTTGGCGCCGGTCGGCAGGCGCGAGAGGGCGGATATGGGGGTCATCGCCGCGCGACGGGTCGCGTCGGCGGCATCGGTTACGGAGGCCATGCCCCCTTGGCTAGGCGAGCTTGTTCAGCAGGTCGAGCATTTCGTCCGGAACGCTCTCGTCGATCGTCTTCTGGTACGCCGAACGCAACGCCGCGCCCATGTCGCGGTCGCTGCCGTCGCCCTTTTCGGGCGCTTTTTTCGACGACGTCTTCCGGTCCTTGTCGCTGGCCAAATCCAACAAATCCCCCTGGTGGCCCGGCGATGTCCAGGCAATCGACGCAACGAAACATCCGCGACCCGTTGGCCGCGCTGACGGCGACTTTTGGGCGTTGGTCGGCGGATGAAACCAAATCGATGCTCGATGGTTCCATGGCGGCGCGAAAATTCCGCAGGTCCACGGGGGCGGCTGGGGTCTTCGACAAACACCGTTGCAAAGCCGCGGCCCCCCGCTCACCTATCGGGCCGCCAGTACATATTTCAGGGAGTGAAACCGACCCATGTCGCTTGGACAGCAACTCGCACCGCATCTTCCCTTCCTGCGGCGCTACGGCCGGGCCTTGACCGGCAGCCAGAACCAGGGCGACAAATATGTCCGTGCGACGTTGGAGGCGATCGTCGCGGCACCCGATCAGTTCCCGCGCGACGTCGATCCGCGGCTCGGCCTTTACCGCATGTTCCAGGGCATCTGGGCATCGGCCAACGCCGATGGGGCGGAGGAAACCTCGATCAGCGACATCGACGGCAGCGAGGCGGTCGCCCGCGCGCGTCTGGCGCGGATGACGCCGCTGTCGCGTCAGGCGCTGCTGCTCACCGCGATGGAGGGCTTCTCGCCCGAAGACGCGGCCTATCTGATCGAGGTGGAGACGAGCGAGGTCGAGAGCCTCGTCGCGGAGGCGCTGGCAGAGATCGAGAAGCAGACGCGTGCCCGCGTACTCATCATCGAGGACGAGCCGATCATCGCGATGGATATCGAGACGATCGTGCGCGACCTGGGTCACGAAGTGACCGGCGTCGCCGTCACGCGCGACGAGGCGGTGGCGCTGGCGATGGAGGATCGTCCCGGCCTCGTCCTCGCCGACATCCAGCTTGCCGACGACAGTTCGGGCATCGACGCGGTGAAGGACATCCTGGCGGAGTTCGAGGTGCCGGTGATCTTCATCACCGCTTTCCCGGAGCGGCTGCTCACCGGCGAGCGGCCGGAGCCGACCTTCCTGATCACCAAGCCGTTCCAGCGCTCGACGGTGAAGGCGGCGATCAGCCAGGCGCTGTTCTTCGACCAGAGTACGGTACCGGCTGCTGTCTGAACGATCGGCGAAGGTTACGGACCCAAAACGTCTTTCGGGGGTTGAGGCATCATGGCGGATCAGAACGAACCTGTGCATGTGACGACCACGGAAGCGCGGGCGGGTAGCACGCCGGGGGTCACGCGATATGTCCTCGGCATATCGCTGGTCCTGGTGATCGCGATCTTCGCCTTCCTCCTTCTTCGATAGGGTGTTCGTTTCCCTTGGCATTTGCATGTCGGGGTCCCTATCTCTGCTGCCGAAGGCGGCAATCAAGTCCCCGGCATTGAACGGAATTGCATGACCCAGCCTGCCCCGCGTGACGATTACGAGGACGATGAGGCGCCGGTGGCGATCGTCGAGCACGTTTCGCTGTCGGACCCGGAATTCAAGACGCAGCTGGCGCAGGTCATCCCGCATCTGCGCGCCTTCGGCCGCTCCTTGTCGGGCAGCCGCGATCTCGCCGACGATCTGGTGCAGGAAACGCTGCTGAAGGCGTGGGCGGCACGCAAGCGCTTCCAGGCGGGCACGAACATGCGTGCCTGGACGTTCATCATCCTGCGCAATCTCTACCTGTCGCAGATGCGCCGCGCTCGCTTCAAGGGTGAGTGGGACGACCTCGTCGCCGACCGTATCCTCGCCGCGCCCGCGAGCCAGGATCGCCACGTCGAACTCGGCGACATGCAGCGCGCGCTGATGCATCTGCCGCAGCCGCAGCGCGAGGCGCTGATCCTCGTCGGCGCAGGCGGTTTCGCTTACGAGGAAGCCGCCGAAATCTGTCAGGTTGCGGTGGGCACGATCAAAAGCCGTGTCGCGCGTGGCCGCGTCGCGCTGGAGAATATCCTGTCGGAAGGATCGCTGCCCTCGCGCCGCGATCACGAAACCGACACCAGCAAAACCGCGCTCGACACGATCATGGGCGAAGTGGACCAGCTCAGCCGCGGTCACTGATCCGAAGGCGGCGTGGAGGCGCGCACTGTTCCGCCATGCGGCGGTATTCCCATCCTGTCCGATCAAGGCCATCGCTTTCGAACGCGTCGGTAGAACGGCTATCGGTAACTCCGGCGGGTTTCTGCGAACACAGGAACCCATGACCACGCAAGACGATCTTTCTGAAACTGCGCTCAGGTCTATGCCGAGGTAGGCGAAGGTCCGATCGACAGACGGTCGTATTTCTATACCACCGCTAACGCGCAGCCGTCGTCTGTTCGAGCGTCCGACGGCTCAGTTCGGTAGCCGGTCGAGCTTCCCCAGCAGTATCAGCATATCGTCCGGCATTCCGGTGTCCCCGAACGCGCCGCGCAGCGAATGGCCCAGCGCATCGGTCGAGCGGGGGCTGCGCACGACATAGTCGTTCCCACGCGATTTTTTCGAATGATGCGCAGCCGGTGCCATGCCATCCTGAACGAGCGGTCGCACAATTCGTTGCCGTTTTGCGACGAGCCGTGGGGAAAGCGGGTAAGGCATGACGGAAACGCCGGACGGACGGGAAGAGGCGGCGCGCGGCGCGGCGGTCGCGCGCGTCCAGGCACATTCACCCTTCCTGTCGTCGATCCTCGCGCGGCATCCGGACTGGCGCGACCCCGTCGTCGCGGGAACGCTCGACTGGCGCGATGCGGCGGTCGTCGCGCCGGACGTCCCCGTCGCGCGGCGGCTGCGGCTGCAACGTCAGGCGCTCGCGCTGGCGGTGGCGGTCGACGATCTGGCGGGATGCGCGGACCTGACGCAGGTGACGCGCCGGCTCAGCGATTTCGCCGATCATGCGCTCGACACCGCGATCGACGCGGCGATCCGCGAGCGTGTGCCCGATGCCGATCCCTGTGGCTTCGTCGCTATCGCGCTTGGCAAGCTCGGCAGCCGCGAGCTCAATTATTCGTCCGACGTCGACCCAATCCTGCTGTTCGATCCCGCGATGATCCCGCATCGCGCGCGCGACGAGCCGGAGGAAGCGGCGGTGCGCATCGCCAGCCGCGTCGTCGACCTGCTCCAGACGCGCGACGGCGATGGTTATGTGCTGCGTGTCGACCTGCGTCTGCGTCCCGCGGCGGAGGTGACGCCGATCGCCATTCCGGTGATGGGGGCGATCAGCCATTACGAATCGCAGGCGCTGACGTGGGAGCGCGCCGCGTTCATCCGCGCGCGCGCCGCCGCGGGTGACAGGGCGCTCGGCGATCAGTTTCTCGACGCGATCCGCCCGTTCGTCTGGCGGCGGGGCCTCGATTTCGGGGCGGTGCGCGAGATCCGCGACCTGTCGCGCCGAATCCGCGACCATTATGCCAGCGGCCAGGCGTTCGGCGCGGGCTACGACCTGAAGCGCGGCCGCGGCGGCATCCGCGAGATCGAATTCTTCGCGCAGATCCACCAGTTGATCCATGGCGGCCGCGACCCGGCGCTGCGGGCGCCCGCGACGCGCGACGCGCTCGCCGCGCTCGCCGCGGCTGGGTGGATCGACGCGGCGGACGCGGCGATGCTGACGCACGCATATGTTCGGCTGCGCACCGTCGAGCATCGGCTGCAGATGGTGGACGACCGCCAGACGCATACGCTGCCCGCGGGCGAGGCGCTGGAGGGGGTCGCCGCGCTCGACGGTTTGCCCGATGCCGCGGCGCTGATGGACGGCCTCAACCCCGCGATCGTCGCGGTCGGCCGCCTCTACGATACGCTGGACGAGCGTGGTGCGGAGCGGCTGCCGCACGATGCCGATGCGCTCGCCGCGACGCTCGCTGTCGCCGGCTTCGCCGATGGCGCGGCGGCGGCGGCCGCGGTCGCGCGCTGGCGCAGCGGCCGCTATCCCGCGTTGCGCAGCCCGGCGGCGCGCGAGGCGCTGGAGGCGGTGCTGCCGGTGCTGATGCCGGCGCTGGCGGAGGCGCCCGATCCGGCGAGCGCGCTGCACCGGCTCGACCGCATGCTCGAACGGCTGCCCAGCGCGATCAACATCTTTCGCCTCCTCGAGG
This portion of the Sphingomonas sp. FARSPH genome encodes:
- a CDS encoding response regulator; this encodes MSLGQQLAPHLPFLRRYGRALTGSQNQGDKYVRATLEAIVAAPDQFPRDVDPRLGLYRMFQGIWASANADGAEETSISDIDGSEAVARARLARMTPLSRQALLLTAMEGFSPEDAAYLIEVETSEVESLVAEALAEIEKQTRARVLIIEDEPIIAMDIETIVRDLGHEVTGVAVTRDEAVALAMEDRPGLVLADIQLADDSSGIDAVKDILAEFEVPVIFITAFPERLLTGERPEPTFLITKPFQRSTVKAAISQALFFDQSTVPAAV
- a CDS encoding bifunctional [glutamine synthetase] adenylyltransferase/[glutamine synthetase]-adenylyl-L-tyrosine phosphorylase, whose product is MTETPDGREEAARGAAVARVQAHSPFLSSILARHPDWRDPVVAGTLDWRDAAVVAPDVPVARRLRLQRQALALAVAVDDLAGCADLTQVTRRLSDFADHALDTAIDAAIRERVPDADPCGFVAIALGKLGSRELNYSSDVDPILLFDPAMIPHRARDEPEEAAVRIASRVVDLLQTRDGDGYVLRVDLRLRPAAEVTPIAIPVMGAISHYESQALTWERAAFIRARAAAGDRALGDQFLDAIRPFVWRRGLDFGAVREIRDLSRRIRDHYASGQAFGAGYDLKRGRGGIREIEFFAQIHQLIHGGRDPALRAPATRDALAALAAAGWIDAADAAMLTHAYVRLRTVEHRLQMVDDRQTHTLPAGEALEGVAALDGLPDAAALMDGLNPAIVAVGRLYDTLDERGAERLPHDADALAATLAVAGFADGAAAAAAVARWRSGRYPALRSPAAREALEAVLPVLMPALAEAPDPASALHRLDRMLERLPSAINIFRLLEARPGLAALLAAILSHAAPLADTLAMRPELIDGLIDASAFEPLGDVAALVAQMRRGDAADYPSLLDQVRRIVGERRFALGCQIVAGAADPLVVAGGYARLAEAAVETLAEATVADFARTHGRVPDSELVILGYGRLGGQALTHASDLDLVYLFTGDFAAESDGAKPLGATLYYNRLAQRIGAALSVPTAAGPLYPVDTRLRPSGSQGPLVVSLDSFARYQREEAWTWEHMALTRARPVFGSPAARAAVQAQIDAVLAGARAARAIAGDATTMRAEMARHKPPAGPLDAKLLPGGLVDLEFTVHVAQLRHRIGFDPQLAAAIDALVGAGRLPASLRDAYALLTRLLVVVRLVAPDAAEPPPATCGLIARALGMADWPAVVAALAATRQEVEAAWAATTEDDDE
- a CDS encoding NepR family anti-sigma factor — protein: MASDKDRKTSSKKAPEKGDGSDRDMGAALRSAYQKTIDESVPDEMLDLLNKLA
- a CDS encoding sigma-70 family RNA polymerase sigma factor: MTQPAPRDDYEDDEAPVAIVEHVSLSDPEFKTQLAQVIPHLRAFGRSLSGSRDLADDLVQETLLKAWAARKRFQAGTNMRAWTFIILRNLYLSQMRRARFKGEWDDLVADRILAAPASQDRHVELGDMQRALMHLPQPQREALILVGAGGFAYEEAAEICQVAVGTIKSRVARGRVALENILSEGSLPSRRDHETDTSKTALDTIMGEVDQLSRGH